A single Populus alba chromosome 7, ASM523922v2, whole genome shotgun sequence DNA region contains:
- the LOC118063077 gene encoding uncharacterized protein isoform X1, which produces MSLKNPKKWRFTWETQSQSPNLKLFLFNSQSKPSVHHLQAQLNLAKSHLLVTFTENEETSEVSIRVPIPRVLIDPESPVNAKASDDHIEVKLVLLLPVDHPLVSTFDLLNLSDESERNEDLDLLKPLIMDSDLKSLSSMEGVHFYCRSCANRLTRSPLKQFVEMPSVNWPEMADNWFGGCCCSFGGASEKLVNRYAHAYACPMGVCMLNSTAVTLCSNDLAGCKFSEKYRIQTSKPEQESGDEGLIEEAMRDFETESGRVTRCDSQCGVTHGVNGKSGSSCSKLENHGENVKFKVAEEKTNSSVFLSALPASDLSEKVAPGPGCCDSVHHTQDYTDEGGIHDVCGPSLEDQKTTKAMELRINQRSFLNGFLGDAFIARSYNLSTGIEWKQFVCPQCSSLIGAYPCANGDMPVDDGVRLFKCYISTSLPVGGPADLFRKYTLERMFTSQLVESAKDELSFRTVVKDLRTKSPMLQIVLVNPNSWCCSGDCLDTKSNTDSVLKLDLHPVIKVLFSDCSSNTESQLRVLEDWVTKNQADEVFMLAHLIKELIETIASAKVEFPPSCTFLQGLSFSSMPR; this is translated from the exons ATGTCtctcaaaaaccctaaaaaatggAGATTCACATGGGAAACCCAATCCCAATCACCAAATCTAAAGctatttctcttcaattcacAATCAAAACCTTCAGTTCACCACCTTCAAGCTCAATTAAACCTCGCAAAATCCCACCTTTTAGTTACCTTCACTGAGAATGAAGAAACCAGTGAAGTTTCAATTAGGGTTCCGATTCCTAGGGTTTTAATTGACCCTGAATCTCCAGTAAATGCTAAAGCTTCTGATGATCATATTGAAGTTAAGCTTGTTTTGCTTCTTCCTGTTGATCACCCTTTAGTTTCTacctttgatttgttgaatttgAGTGATGAAAGTGAGAGGAACGAGGATTTGGATTTGTTAAAGCCACTCATTATGGATTCTG ATTTAAAGAGCTTATCCTCAATGGAAGGAGTTCATTTTTATTGCAGAAGTTGCGCAAATAGACTGACTAGAAGTCCTTTAAA GCAATTTGTGGAAATGCCATCGGTTAATTGGCCAGAGATGGCTGACAACTGGTTTGGAGGTTGCTGTTGTTCATTTGGAGGTGCCAGTGAGAAGTTGGTGAATAGGTATGCACATGCATATGCATGTCCAATGGGTGTGTGCATGTTGAATTCTACAGCTGTTACACTTTGCAGTAATGATCTTGCTGGATGtaaattttctgaaaaatataGAATACAAACGTCCAAGCCTGAACAGGAGTCTGGCgatgaaggtttaattgaagaagctATGCGAGATTTTGAAACAGAATCTGGAAGAGTTACAAGGTGTGACAGTCAATGTGGAGTGACCCATGGTGTTAATGGAAAATCAGGGTCTTCATGTTCCAAATTGGAAAACCATGGTGAGAATGTCAAATTTAAAGTTGCAGAGGAAAAAACTAATAGTAGTGTATTCTTGTCTGCACTACCAGCATCAGATCTCTCAGAAAAAGTGGCGCCAGGACCAGGTTGTTGTGATTCAGTACATCATACTCAAGATTATACTGATGAAGGTGGCATCCATGATGTGTGCGGGCCTTCTTTGGAAGACCAGAAAACCACAAAAGCTATGGAACTCAGGATAAATCAGAGATCTTTCCTCAATGGCTTTCTTGGAGATGCTTTCATTGCTAGATCCTATAATCTATCTACTGGTATTGAATGGAAGCAATTTGTTTGCCCACAGTGCTCATCTCTTATTGGTGCTTATCCATGTGCAAATGGGGACATGCCTGTAGATGATGGAGTTAGACTTTTTAAATGCTACATTTCCACTTCTCTGCCAGTTGGTGGACCAGCTGACCTTTTCAG GAAATATACTCTGGAGAGAATGTTCACAAGTCAGCTAGTGGAAAGTGCAAAAGATGAATTATCATTCAGGACCGTGGTCAAGGATTTGAGAACAAAATCTCCCATGCTTCAGATTGTCCTTGTAAATCCAAATTCATGGTGCTGTAGTGGTGATTGTTTGGACACAAAGAGCAATACTGATTCAGTTTTGAAGTTAGATCTACACCCTGTTATCAAGGTTCTGTTTTCAGATTGTAGCAGCAATACAGAATCTCAACTGAG GGTGTTGGAAGATTGGGTGACAAAAAATCAAGCAGATGAAGTTTTCATGTTGGCGCATCTAATAAAAGAGTTAATTGAAACCATAGCATCTGCTAAAGTTGAATTTCCGCCATCATGCACTTTCCTTCAGGGTTTATCCTTTTCGTCCATGCCAAGGTAA
- the LOC118063077 gene encoding uncharacterized protein isoform X2, producing MSLKNPKKWRFTWETQSQSPNLKLFLFNSQSKPSVHHLQAQLNLAKSHLLVTFTENEETSEVSIRVPIPRVLIDPESPVNAKASDDHIEVKLVLLLPVDHPLVSTFDLLNLSDESERNEDLDLLKPLIMDSDLKSLSSMEGVHFYCRSCANRLTRSPLKQFVEMPSVNWPEMADNWFGGCCCSFGGASEKLVNRIQTSKPEQESGDEGLIEEAMRDFETESGRVTRCDSQCGVTHGVNGKSGSSCSKLENHGENVKFKVAEEKTNSSVFLSALPASDLSEKVAPGPGCCDSVHHTQDYTDEGGIHDVCGPSLEDQKTTKAMELRINQRSFLNGFLGDAFIARSYNLSTGIEWKQFVCPQCSSLIGAYPCANGDMPVDDGVRLFKCYISTSLPVGGPADLFRKYTLERMFTSQLVESAKDELSFRTVVKDLRTKSPMLQIVLVNPNSWCCSGDCLDTKSNTDSVLKLDLHPVIKVLFSDCSSNTESQLRVLEDWVTKNQADEVFMLAHLIKELIETIASAKVEFPPSCTFLQGLSFSSMPR from the exons ATGTCtctcaaaaaccctaaaaaatggAGATTCACATGGGAAACCCAATCCCAATCACCAAATCTAAAGctatttctcttcaattcacAATCAAAACCTTCAGTTCACCACCTTCAAGCTCAATTAAACCTCGCAAAATCCCACCTTTTAGTTACCTTCACTGAGAATGAAGAAACCAGTGAAGTTTCAATTAGGGTTCCGATTCCTAGGGTTTTAATTGACCCTGAATCTCCAGTAAATGCTAAAGCTTCTGATGATCATATTGAAGTTAAGCTTGTTTTGCTTCTTCCTGTTGATCACCCTTTAGTTTCTacctttgatttgttgaatttgAGTGATGAAAGTGAGAGGAACGAGGATTTGGATTTGTTAAAGCCACTCATTATGGATTCTG ATTTAAAGAGCTTATCCTCAATGGAAGGAGTTCATTTTTATTGCAGAAGTTGCGCAAATAGACTGACTAGAAGTCCTTTAAA GCAATTTGTGGAAATGCCATCGGTTAATTGGCCAGAGATGGCTGACAACTGGTTTGGAGGTTGCTGTTGTTCATTTGGAGGTGCCAGTGAGAAGTTGGTGAATAG AATACAAACGTCCAAGCCTGAACAGGAGTCTGGCgatgaaggtttaattgaagaagctATGCGAGATTTTGAAACAGAATCTGGAAGAGTTACAAGGTGTGACAGTCAATGTGGAGTGACCCATGGTGTTAATGGAAAATCAGGGTCTTCATGTTCCAAATTGGAAAACCATGGTGAGAATGTCAAATTTAAAGTTGCAGAGGAAAAAACTAATAGTAGTGTATTCTTGTCTGCACTACCAGCATCAGATCTCTCAGAAAAAGTGGCGCCAGGACCAGGTTGTTGTGATTCAGTACATCATACTCAAGATTATACTGATGAAGGTGGCATCCATGATGTGTGCGGGCCTTCTTTGGAAGACCAGAAAACCACAAAAGCTATGGAACTCAGGATAAATCAGAGATCTTTCCTCAATGGCTTTCTTGGAGATGCTTTCATTGCTAGATCCTATAATCTATCTACTGGTATTGAATGGAAGCAATTTGTTTGCCCACAGTGCTCATCTCTTATTGGTGCTTATCCATGTGCAAATGGGGACATGCCTGTAGATGATGGAGTTAGACTTTTTAAATGCTACATTTCCACTTCTCTGCCAGTTGGTGGACCAGCTGACCTTTTCAG GAAATATACTCTGGAGAGAATGTTCACAAGTCAGCTAGTGGAAAGTGCAAAAGATGAATTATCATTCAGGACCGTGGTCAAGGATTTGAGAACAAAATCTCCCATGCTTCAGATTGTCCTTGTAAATCCAAATTCATGGTGCTGTAGTGGTGATTGTTTGGACACAAAGAGCAATACTGATTCAGTTTTGAAGTTAGATCTACACCCTGTTATCAAGGTTCTGTTTTCAGATTGTAGCAGCAATACAGAATCTCAACTGAG GGTGTTGGAAGATTGGGTGACAAAAAATCAAGCAGATGAAGTTTTCATGTTGGCGCATCTAATAAAAGAGTTAATTGAAACCATAGCATCTGCTAAAGTTGAATTTCCGCCATCATGCACTTTCCTTCAGGGTTTATCCTTTTCGTCCATGCCAAGGTAA